From a region of the Zingiber officinale cultivar Zhangliang chromosome 4B, Zo_v1.1, whole genome shotgun sequence genome:
- the LOC121977806 gene encoding guanine nucleotide-binding protein subunit gamma 3-like, which translates to MDVEAVPHPRSPPRMPDLCGRHCLQAQLLLLTREIAFLEEEIQSIEGIQPASVCCKEVEEYVGMIPEPLIPIYKKRKKKSRFWRRLCTMVVCFNMPTCCSGAPFSWFSRHWHDCRPTWTHRSTHCRCPCSACSCSRLKCVPPSLSCPGYSCGCVCSCSKCSKVCICPRCLSCISYCICE; encoded by the exons ATGGACGTGGAGGCCGTTCCCCATCCCCGATCGCCGCCGCGGATGCCCGACCTCTGCGGCCGCCACTGTCTCCAGGCGCAGCTCCTCCTCTTGACCCGAGAGATTGCCTTCCTCGAG GAGGAGATACAATCCATTGAAGGAATCCAACCTGCATCTGTGTGTTGCAAAGA GGTTGAAGAATATGTGGGGATGATCCCAGAGCCCTTAATCCCAAT ATAtaagaagagaaaaaagaaatcTCGCTTTTGGAGGCGGCTCTG CACGATGGTGGTTTGCTTCAACATGCCAACTTGCTGCTCTGGAGCTCCCTTCAGCTGGTTCAGTAGACATTGGCACGACTGTAGACCAACCTGGACTCATCGCTCCACTCACTGTCGATGCCCCTGCAGTGCCTGCAGTTGCTCCAGATTAAAATGTGTGCCCCCAAGTTTGTCATGCCCAGGGTATTCTTGTGGATGTGTTTGCTCATGTTCGAAATGTAGCAAAGTCTGCATTTGCCCAAGGTGCTTGTCCTGCATCAGCTACTGCATCTGCGAGTAA